TTCCCAATTCGGCGAGCTATCAGCAAATGCAGTTCGTCTGCGGCAGGAAATAACGCCGACTACTGTCAACGCGCCCGGTCCGCCCCGGGCGTTTTTCATGCAGGTTCAACGGAGGACGCGGTATGGCGGCCATCAAGCGAGTCGTTTTCAATCAGAAGGGCGGCGTCGGCAAATCGACCATCGCCGCCAATCTTGCCGCGGTCGCGGCACATGCCGGACGCCGGGTACTGGTCATCGACCTCGATCCGCAAGGCAATCTGACTCACTACCTGCTCGGCACCGGGGCCGATACCGTCTCACCGACGCTGTTCGACTGGTTTGACCAGCAACTGAACTTCAGCCTGTTCTCGAAAGAGACGCGCGACTTCCTGCATGCCACGCCGTATCCGGGCCTGACGCTGATGGCGTCGCATCCGGAGCTGGGCGAACTCGCCGGCAAGCTCGAATCCCGCTACAAGATGTACAAGCTGCGCGACCTGCTGGTCGAGCTGGCGGCTGATTTCGACGAGGTCTGGATCGACACGCCGCCGGCGCTGAACTTCTTTACCCGCTCGGCGCTGATCGCTGCCGACCGCTGCCTGATTCCGTTCGACTGCGATGCGTTCGCACGTCAGGCGCTGTACCAGTTGCTCGCCAATGTCGATGAAATCCGTGGCGACCACAATCCGGGGCTGACGGTGGAAGGCATTATCGTCAACCAGTTCCAGCCGCGCGCCACCCTGCCCGGCCGCATGGTCGACGAGTTGCTTGCCGAGGGCCTGCCGGTGCTGGATGTCCGCTTGCAGCATTCGATCCGGGTACGCGAATCACACGAGGCGGCACGGCCGCTGATCCATTTCGATCCGCGTCACAAGCTGACCCAGGCATTTACGTCGCTGTATCAGCAATTGGCTGCGGCACCGGCAGTTCGCTGACGGTACGCACGGCCGGAAAGAAAAACGGGAGCCTGACGGCTCCCGTTTTTTGTTCCGGAGTGCCTTTTACAGGCGGAAGCGGCTGAACGCCTGCTGCATGCTGCCGGCCAGCCCGGTCAGCGTATCGAGCGTCCCCTTGGCCGATTGCAGCGCCTGATCGCTGTCGACGATGCGCAGATTGATGCTCTCGGTGCTCTGCGCCATGGCCAGTGCGGCCTTGTGCTGTTCACCGGTCGACAGCGCGATCGATTCAATCTTGCTCTCGACCTCGCGCATGGTGTCGCTGATGCGGCCGATGCGGTCGCTGGCTTCTCGGGTCAGCGCCACACTCTGGCTGACCGCCCCGCTGGTGACCTGCATATTGCCGGTCGCGCGCGTGGTCTCGCTCATGATGCTGCCGATCATGGCGCTGATCTCGATGGTCGCCTTGCCGGTGCGCTCGGCCAGCTTGCGCACTTCGTCCGCCACCACGGCGAAACCGCGTCCCTGCTCGCCGGCACGCGCCGCCTCGATGGCAGCGTTCAGTGCCAGCAGATTGGTCTGGTCGGCGATGTCGCTGATCACATTGGTGATCTGGCTGATCTGCTGCGAGCGCTGTTCCAGCGACGACAGCAGGGTCGACAGGTCATCGACCGCCGACGAGGTCTTGTCCATATCCGTGGCGATGCGCTCGATATGCAGTGCCCCTTCATGCGACGCGTCACCGGTTTCATGCACCATCGCGTCGGTATCGCGCGCGGCGTCGGCAATCTGCGAGATGCTGACCGACACCTGTTCGATGGTTGCGGCGTTGGCGCTGGATATATCGGCCAGCGCGCGCGAATCCCCCGCCATCTTGTCGAATGCGCCGCCCAGCGATACCACGCCGCCGGCCAGTTGCACCGCATCGTCGCGCAGTTCGCGGAACATGCCGTTCAGACGCTGGATGAACTGGTTGAATGCCTGTGCGGTCTCGGCCACTTCGTCTTCGCCCGGCACGTCGATCTGACGAGTCAGGTCACCCTCGCCGGCAGCAATTTCGCGCATCGCGTCGCGGACCTGGATCAGGCCACGCAGCAGGCGCTGCAGATAGCCGGTCACGAAACCGGTGCACAGCAGCAGCACCAGCAGCGTGGCGCCGACCATGGCACCGACCAGTTTGAGCAGCGGTCCGGTCAGCACGCTGCGGTCCATCACCATGCCCAGCACCCAGTCGGTCCCGGGCACATCGACCAGTCTGACCAGCGATGGCACGCGTTCGACCGTCATGTCGGTCAGACCCGGCTCGGCCAGCAGGGACTGGATCCGCGCCGCGTCCAGCCCTTCGGCCACTTCGGCGACGTCTTTCAGTTCCATGCCTTCGTGCGGATAGGCAATCAGCTTGCCCTCGCGCGTCATCAGGAAGGCAAAGCCGTCGCCCGGCAGCGCCACGGCACGGACCGATTTGACCAGCTGGCCGATGACGATATCGCCGGCCACCACTTTTTCACTGCCGTCGACCCGGTGCGCGATGCTGACCACCAGTTCCTTGATGTCGGCACTGGCCGGCTTGTACGGCGAGGTCACGATGGTGTCGTTGCCGGCACGGGCGCGCTTGAACCACTCACGGCTGGCCGGATCGTAGTCGGGGCTTGGCTTCTGCTTGCCCGGAATGGAGTAGACCATGTCCTTGCTGGCTCCGTCCCCGACGAACATCTGGGTAAAGCCCCCTGCGGCCGCCAGCGACTGCAGCGACGAGGACACATCCGGCGAGGTAGCGTGGCGCAGGCCGGCTTCGACCACCTGCTTGCGCACGTCGATCCATTCCTCGACGAAGTGACGCTGGCTGACTGCCACCAGCTCTACCTGCTGTTCCAGCCCGGTACGCAGATCGCCGCGCAGTTTGAAGAAGGCGACCAGCGTGACGCTGACCGTCGCGACAACGATGGCAACCGCCACCAGCACGATCAGCTTTGTCTTGATGGATTTCATGATCCTGATGCGACGCAAATTCGATTGGGATCGGGATTATGTCAGATCCTCTCAGCCATTTAGTGATTCATATCGTCGGGAGGAGCTTGTTATGTTCATAACGAATAAATCCATATTTTGTATGGGGTTATTCGTTTTCCGTCAGCGCGTTGGCAATGGCGGTTCCGGCTTTAACCGCACTTTTTCCGGTCCGGCATGCATTTTCCCGGACAGCAGGCTGGCGGCAATGATCAGCCCGCCCCCGATCCATTCCTGCAGGCTCATGCGCTCGGACGCGAGCAGGTAGGCCGACACGGCGGCGAACACCAGTTCGGTCAGCATCAGGGTCATGACCTGGTTCGCCGGCAGCAGGCTGACGCCATGCTGGGACACGATGCTGGTCGCCAGCAGGCAGGCGGCGATCAGCACGATTTCCACGCCGATGACCGGCGTCAGCAGGCGGATTTCCCCCATGCGGCCGGACAGGGTCAGCGTGACGGCGGCAAAGCCGGCCACACCGAGCCAGATGCAGGCCGACTTGACCGGCAGCGCCAGCGATTGTGCGCGCCGCGACAGTACGGTGCCGAGCGAGTAGGCGAAGCCGGCGGTCAGCGCAAACCATTCATAGCGCTCCGACAGCATCGCCGAGCCACTCCACAGGCCCGGCCGGTACAGGGTGATCGCGCAGCCGAGCAGCGACAGGCCGATCACCGCCAGCCCGGCACGGGTCAGCGTTTCCTTCAGGATCAGCCAGGACAGGAAGGCAGTCCACAACGGTGACAGGTAGAACAGCAGCATGACCCGCATCACCTGGCCTTCGGTCACGGCCCAGGTGTAGCCAAGATTGGTCCAGCCGAAGATCACCATCAGGACCAGCAGGCGGAACTCGGGGCGGAAATAGCGCTTGAAGTCGCGCCAGAACAGCGCAATGCCGACCGTGGCGCACAGCAGGTAGACCAGCATCGATGTCATCGACGCCGAGATGCCCTGCTCGGTCAGAAAACGGAACGGATACCACAGCAGCCCCCACACCAGCGCGGTGGTCAGGGTACAGAGGATGGGGAGGATTTTCAGACTGCGCATGACGGTGGGCACCAGCGGTTTTTGGGGGATCGGTGCAGGTCCGACGGAGACGGGAAACGGCCGGGCGCGGCATCGCTCCCCGTTGTGGTGGGGAGACCCCGCTGCGTGCTTCCGTTCGGCATGGTGTGATTTACGGACGGCCTGAGGATTTTCTGCTTGGCGGATGGCAGGGCGGGCTTTTAGTATCCAGTGTTTTGCAGTCGCACAAAATGAATCCGCCGCGATGAATCCTCACCTAGAGCGCCTTGAACCTTACCCGTTCCAGAAGTTGCGCGACCTGTTCGGCGAACTGAGCCCGAATACGGAATATTCTGCCATCAACCTGTCGATAGGCGAACCCAAGCACCCGACACCGGCGGTCATCAAAGAGACACTGGCCGCGGCGCTCGAGTGTCTGGGTGAGTATCCGCCGACGCTTGGCGGCCTGCCGCTGCGCGAAGCCTGTGCCGACTGGCTGGTTCGCCGCTACGGCATTGCCCGCCCCGATCCGGCCAGCCAGGTGCTGCCGGTGCTTGGCAGCCGCGAGGCGCTGTTCTCGTTT
This window of the Microvirgula aerodenitrificans DSM 15089 genome carries:
- a CDS encoding methyl-accepting chemotaxis protein yields the protein MKSIKTKLIVLVAVAIVVATVSVTLVAFFKLRGDLRTGLEQQVELVAVSQRHFVEEWIDVRKQVVEAGLRHATSPDVSSSLQSLAAAGGFTQMFVGDGASKDMVYSIPGKQKPSPDYDPASREWFKRARAGNDTIVTSPYKPASADIKELVVSIAHRVDGSEKVVAGDIVIGQLVKSVRAVALPGDGFAFLMTREGKLIAYPHEGMELKDVAEVAEGLDAARIQSLLAEPGLTDMTVERVPSLVRLVDVPGTDWVLGMVMDRSVLTGPLLKLVGAMVGATLLVLLLCTGFVTGYLQRLLRGLIQVRDAMREIAAGEGDLTRQIDVPGEDEVAETAQAFNQFIQRLNGMFRELRDDAVQLAGGVVSLGGAFDKMAGDSRALADISSANAATIEQVSVSISQIADAARDTDAMVHETGDASHEGALHIERIATDMDKTSSAVDDLSTLLSSLEQRSQQISQITNVISDIADQTNLLALNAAIEAARAGEQGRGFAVVADEVRKLAERTGKATIEISAMIGSIMSETTRATGNMQVTSGAVSQSVALTREASDRIGRISDTMREVESKIESIALSTGEQHKAALAMAQSTESINLRIVDSDQALQSAKGTLDTLTGLAGSMQQAFSRFRL
- a CDS encoding ParA family protein — its product is MAAIKRVVFNQKGGVGKSTIAANLAAVAAHAGRRVLVIDLDPQGNLTHYLLGTGADTVSPTLFDWFDQQLNFSLFSKETRDFLHATPYPGLTLMASHPELGELAGKLESRYKMYKLRDLLVELAADFDEVWIDTPPALNFFTRSALIAADRCLIPFDCDAFARQALYQLLANVDEIRGDHNPGLTVEGIIVNQFQPRATLPGRMVDELLAEGLPVLDVRLQHSIRVRESHEAARPLIHFDPRHKLTQAFTSLYQQLAAAPAVR
- a CDS encoding DMT family transporter, which translates into the protein MRSLKILPILCTLTTALVWGLLWYPFRFLTEQGISASMTSMLVYLLCATVGIALFWRDFKRYFRPEFRLLVLMVIFGWTNLGYTWAVTEGQVMRVMLLFYLSPLWTAFLSWLILKETLTRAGLAVIGLSLLGCAITLYRPGLWSGSAMLSERYEWFALTAGFAYSLGTVLSRRAQSLALPVKSACIWLGVAGFAAVTLTLSGRMGEIRLLTPVIGVEIVLIAACLLATSIVSQHGVSLLPANQVMTLMLTELVFAAVSAYLLASERMSLQEWIGGGLIIAASLLSGKMHAGPEKVRLKPEPPLPTR